The Algoriphagus halophilus sequence GCCAAACATAGGTGGTATTCGAATTTTCTAAAGCAAGTGTTTGTGTTCCGTAAAGTTGAAGTTTGTTTTCATTCATCAACTTCCTATCGAGCATGGTGGCGTAATCATCTGGTTTGAGTATTTCTAGCTCTACTTTTTCCTTAACCCAAGAAATGTATTTTTCTATGACGGGTGCATCAGCATGTTGAAGAACCAAGAAAATGGTTTCATGTGAAGATTTAGGCAGTTTATTATTCCAACCGCATTTCTCCAATAACCTCAATACATAGTCTTGATTCCCTTTATCTATTCTTTCCATCTTTCTGCTTAATAAAAGAAGTTTAATTCCACCTTCACCGGTTTCTTGGTATTTTCCAAGGAGAGCCATTAGTTCTTTTCGAACTTCTTGGTCTTTTTGATAGATTTCATCCAGTTGGCTTGCTGTTTCTTCAAGATTACATTCTATTTTTTGGCCAAAGCAGGCACATACTAATGGCATCATGACCATCAGGACAAGTAAGTTTTTCATGTTTAAAGTTTTGATTTAGAGGGGTATGTCCCTGTACTTTTTAAATTATTTTTCAGGGATGAATTCAAGTAGGTCTCCAGGCTGACATTGAAGAACCTCGCAAATTTTTTCTAAAGTAGAGAGCTTGATAGCTTTTGCTTTTCCCGTTTTTAGGATGGACAGATTTGCCAATGTAATATCAATCGCTTCTGCCAATTCTTTGGATTGCATCTTTCGCTTGGCTAGCATGACGTCTAGGTTAATAATAATTGGCATCAGATAGTTAGGTTTTGTTCTTCCTGTAATTTATTTCCTTCCCTAAAGACCTCCGATAATATGTAAAATATCAGTGCCATAAGCAGCGTTCCAAATTCGATTCCAATTTTTATGTCAAATCCCCCTCCAGTCTGAGGGAGAAACTTAATCAATTGTAGAGCAAAAAGAATGAGCACTAGATTGCCTAATTTTCGTAGAGCGGTGGCATTTTGAATATTGAAGGTGTCAAAGTTCTCAATGGATCGAATAATGAGTAGCGATGCCTTGGTGATTTTCCAAAAAAGAAATGTTTGAAAAATCATGAGAAGGAAAATAAGACCAATTAACCAATGGTTGAATTGAAGTTGATTGTTTTCAGGTTCTGTAGAAAATAAAACGGTACCGTCTGATTTAATTTGAATCCATTGACTTACTAATTCTGGGGTGAACAAGGCCAAAACCAGAAAAGCTAGCTCCAAGCCGATTAAGATCAAAAGAACAACACCCAATACGTTGGCGCAAATCTCTGCCATCTTTAAAACTGAATTTCTATTCATAATTCTAAATTTTATTCTTCAAAGGTAAAAAATTATTGTAAAACAATAAAAAAATATCGAAAAAAATTATTCTGTACCTCTAGGCTAATAGAGTGTTAAACTTGATTGCTTATGTTTCCCAACTAGAGAGGTTCTAGAATGAATAGGTGTCTTGAATTTCTACTACATATATAGGAGGACTATCTGAATATACTTTAGTCTTCAAAAATCTCTTTATTATCTGTTAATTTTACATAAAGACCAAAATCAATACAATCTCATACTTTCACTTCTATCCTTTTTCTATTCTATCGAACAGTTTAAAAAACAATAATTACGTGGAATACAATGGATTGAACTATTGACTGAGGTAGGTCTAACTAAGGTTCATTTTATTATTCACTGTTAGGTGTTTTCTTTTTCCTTTTACTTGGGCTTTTGAGTGTGTCAAAATGATTATTCGCTTAATTCTTACTTGGATTTGAGGATGGGATTGATTTGACTCCTCCTCCTCCACGATGAAGAAAAGTTGGACTCGTCCCGAAAACCACTGTGTACAAGAATCTTCTTACCACAAGAAGAGCCGGATATACCTTAAAACAAAAAAAAACCTGACACTTTCGTATCAGGTTTTGCTCCCCCTATCAACGATAGTTGCAACCGAAGTCTACTTCCTTTAAGATTGAAGGAAGTAGAAGATTATCTAAATCAGATTGATTTTTAATCTATTTAAAACAATCGGAGATAATGAAATTGTCTCCATTATTCTGACTGGGTTAAGACTAGAGATTTCAATTTTGAGTCAAGTTCTTTTTTCTCTTCCCCCTTTAGGTGTACATCAAAAAAGTTTCTGACCAATTGGCGGGTGACTTCATGATGATTTTCTCGTTGAGGAGCAGTTATAAAGCCCATTGGGAACATAAGTGTAAAATCTGAAAAACTCATGTGATTGGCTCCTTCAATAACATAGCTTTCGTAACCACCTCTTGCTAATCCCTCCAGCCTTAATTTCCATTCTACGAATAAAAAGTCATGATATTCTTCTTGGGTCATTTTCCATTCCTTCAGATCTTTTTCACTCATGGTTTCTGCAGGAGGGTTGTCTGCACGAATCTCCATGAAAGGCTGCTCAAAGCCTTCTAAATGACCTTTTCCAAAGTAAAACCCATCCAGATTGATTCCGGCTAAAAATCGTTTATCCCGAATCAAAGTGTTTGCAGAAGTAGCTCCACCAAAGGAATGACCGAAGACACCGATTTTTTTAAAGTTTATCATGAGAGGAAAAGGAACTAGGCTTTCATTTGTCAATTTTTCTAATTGGTTCAAAACAAAAATCTGATCATCGCTCCACTTGAGAATTTCTCGATCACTGTAGGGTTCATTTTGCGTAACCGAATCAAAAGGAGTCAGTCCTCCTATACTTAAATCTTCAAAGACAGTTCCTGCCGCTGAACCTGTATGCTCGATACTAGCTACTACATAACCATGAGAAGCCAAATCAGGGAGAAGAAAACTGTTTTGAAAGCGACTTCCATTGAAGCCATGTGAGAATAGTAGTAATGGGAAGCCTGAATCAGACTTTTGGGGTTTTGCCAAATTTTTGGTCGGTATTGTGGATCGACTGAGTTTTTTGATCAGGATTTTGGGGATTCCATAGAGGGATTTAAGATCCTTTTCCAGAGAATCCGGATAGGGATGATAAGGAATAGTCTCTTGATGAATTTCTGCTGCCGGATAGAAAAGAATGACCTTTAGTTTCCTTCCTTCTCGATTTGGATCTTGGAACTCCAGTTCAACAGAGCCAACTGAATAGTCTCCTGATGGGGCGGGGATTTTGGCAGATTTAAAAGCCATTATACTCAGACTAAACATTAGTAGTACAAGGACTCCTATAATAGATAATGCTTTGTTTTTGATTGTTGATTTTGCTGACATAGTTTTTTTGTTTGATATGATGTCGCAAAACTCTGGATCATCCACAGCATTAATGCTCATCCCAATTAGTCCGAACCTTTTTTGAAAAAGTGGTTAGGTTCAGGGTTCTTAGGATATTGAAAATCAGTGATTTGACCTTTTGAATTCGGAAGGACTCATGCCAGTAAATTTTTTAAAGGCCGTGTTAAAAGTAGACTTGGCATTGAATCCAAACTCAAAAGCAATCCCCAAAATGGTTAAATGTGCATAGTTTGGATCAGAAAGGGCTTGCTGAATTTCGCGGATTCTATGAGAATTGATCAGGTCGTAAAAGGAGGTTTTTCTGTATTTCCCAAGTACTTCTGAAATGCGATAAGGTGAAACTCCAATGGCATCAGCCATAACGCCTAAGTTTACTTCGGGATCAAGGTATCCCTTATTTTGAATCCATTGATCAATTTTTTGATTGATTTTGGCAACTTCATATTCTTTTAATCCGCTTTTCTCATACTTTGGATTTTCTTTTTCCGCAGTCCAAGAGAATTGTATTTCTTTAAACTTGAACCTAAAGTCGAAAATGCTCTTCTGATGAAAAGAATAAAAAGTCAGGGAGATTAAAAAAGCTGAAAGTAATATCAAATTGAAAAAAGTAATCTCTTTCTGCCAGTTGGGATTCTGTAGTGCAAAAAGATAAAAACCGAAGGAAATCAAACTAAGAGCTAAAAAAGAAATCAGAATATACCTTACCCAAAGAAGGTCCTTTCCTTTTAGATTAGAAAATATTTTTTGGATTCGATCTTGATGGTTTCTTAGTTCCCAAAAACTTAAACCCACATAAATCAATAAATGAGCAAACTTGAGAATTCCCAATCCAACAGCAAACCCTGAACTATAGATTAGTTGAAGTGATTGAGGATCTGCTTGCGTCTTATAAACTTTTAAGGCAAAAAATGCTAATAGTGGTAAATAAAGAAAGAATGCTAAGGTGTGAAATTTGAGACTTTTTTCTTTTTCTGGTCTTGAGAGCAATAAAATATATCCGTAGAAAGATGGGCCAATTAAAAGAAATAAAGGGTCTACCAGAAAAGATCCCCAAGGTTCACCTATCCATTGATTCAAAAGTGGACCAGCAATAAAAGCAGAAATTAACAACACAAAAAATCCCATCAACCAAGTGAAATTCTTGTTTTGAAGGGATTTAAGAAACAAAAGGGAACTTAAAATCAATCCCTGAAAAAATCCTATGGCAAGAATTTCCTGCATGTAACTGAAGATTTTAGGAAAATAAAATAAGAAAAACTCCTCTAAAGATTAATTAATTAAAGAGATGTTTTTGGATTGAATTCAATGTTGATGGCTTGGTAAATAAAAATTTCAGATTCAAATTTCTTGAAATGAAAAAAATGTTGCAACCATAAAAACCTGATTTCCTCGAAAAGGAGAGGGATGAAAACAAAAAAAGAGGTCATTTTGACCTCTTTTTTGATTTGGCTCCCCTTGATGACTTTTTTTCGAACCAATTACGGTATGATCTGGAACAAGTAATAGAAATAGAAAAAATATTCAAGGGAAGGTAATTGTTAAGGGACAGTCTAAAAACTGTGGAAAATCCCTAATTAACTTAAAGAGAAATTGAAAGAGGGTGAAAAATACCCAGTATTGGGTATTGTAATATTCAGAAGATTGTGACTTATTAGTGTCCCAAAAAAATTAGTTTATCCCCATTACAATGAATTTCTTTCCATTTTTTACTCCTGCTACTGCAGGAGACTATGTTACCATTATATTTCTAGGAGGAATATTTCTGTTCTTTTTTATAGAAGGATTTAGACTATACCTAAAAGTAAAAAGGTTAAAGGAATCAATCAAACAAGTGGTAATCAACTCACCTACTTCATTTGAAAATTCGGAAATGCTAATAAACCATTGGATATCATATCATTCCACATTTGGTTTTGGATCATTAAATAAAACAACCGAAGATGCAAATGACTATTTTGATGAGCATACACTTATCCTAAACAATGCAAATTTTAGACACTATTTAACCCTGCCTAGTGTTTTTGTTGGGATAGGCATTCTTGGAACTTTTGTTGGATTGGTAGTCGGGATAAGTTCATTTGACCTTTCTAGTTCTAGTACTATTAAAGACAGTATTTCAATTTTATTGGGAGGGATGTCAACAGCATTTTACACTTCCATTGCTGGAATGTTTACATCTATATTTTTTAATCTATTTGAAAAATATCAATTCCATTCAGTTTATAAAAAGATAAAAAATCTTGCAAATGGATTAAATGAAGAATTCAGAATTTCCAAAATTGAACTGGAAAAGCATCAAGCCCAAAGCCAGTTAGCTTTAATTCAAGAGGCATTTGGATTTCAAGATGAAGATGGAAATTTCATCAAACCTAATCTAGTATTTTCGACTATCTATCGGGAATTGCAAGAATCAACCAGAGCACTTAAAAGTTTCTCTACTGATTTAGCGAATAGTATTGAGGCTACTCAGGCAATTATCATGGAAGAATTTGATCAAAGTTTCCAAAAAGCATTTAAAGAAACCCTTTTGCCGGTTATTCAAAAATTAGATGCAGCTGTAGAAGCATTAAAAAATGAAAAGACTTCGACGAATGAACATTTGATTAGTTCTACTATTGAAAAGCTTGAAAAATCAATGAAAGAAATGATAGAATCTTTTAAGGAGGAAATTTCTGGAAATGCCAAGTCCGAATTGGATAATATGCTGAAAACCTTGTCTGCTTCATCAGAAACTCTTTCCAACTTACCTAGACTCCTAAACTCATTCGATGAAAGTTTAAAAGTGACGACTGCAAAATTCGAAACTATTGTGGAGGGAACTTTAGAAAGAGAAAGAATAAATAATGTAGAAAATGATAAGCGGATAAAGGAGAGAAACGAAGATGCACAAAAAATCCATTCTGGAGCCTTGGATGTTATTACTAAAGTAACTGAGTTCATAGAAGGATTTGCAGAAGAAGCTGAAAAAATGTCTTCATCAATTAAAGATTATAATTACCTAATAGAAAAAATAACTGAGACAGGAGATAATTTACAATCTAGCTCTGAAAAACTATCTCAATCAGTTCAACTCAATAATGAGTACAATTTAAGGACAGCAGAAACTAACAGACAACTTACTGAGAATTTCCAAAAGCAACTGGAGGAAATTACTAGATTAAATCATGATCATCTAAAGAACTACGAATTAATTCAAGAATCTATAACGGAAGTCTTTAAAGGTATAGATGAAGGATTAAACAATTATCGGTCTCACACTGTCCAGACATTAAATGATTACTTGGGGGAATTTTCCAATAAACTCTCAAAAGCCTCGATTGCTTTGTCTGGAAGCATTGATGAATTGAATGAAGGTCTTGATGGCCTAAATGAAATTTTCGGAAAAATTAGGCAATAAGAGATGAGCAAAGGGAATACCTTTCAAGAAGAGGAAAATCCATTTTCATTATCCATAGGAGATGCTATGGCTGCACTTCTTCTTGTTTTTGTTTTAATTCTGTCAGCTATCCTTTTGGAGTTGGAAGAAACCAAAGAGAAACAAAACTTGGTGATAACAGAGTATAAGAATCTCAAAAATGAAATATATGAGAAACTATACGAAGAATTTAAAGATGATTTAGGAAAGTGGGGAGCTGAGTTAGAAAGGTCAAATTTGTCCTTTAAATTCAATGAACCAGATGTGCTGTTTTCCACAAATAGTTCAGTTTTGAAAACGGAATTCAAGGAGATTCTCTCAGATTTTTTTCCAAGGTATATTTCTGTTCTTAGAAGGGATGAGTTCATAGAAAGTATCGAGGAAATAAGAATTGAAGGTCATACTTCTAGTGAATGGATTTATAATGCCTCTGAGGATTATGCATATGTTGAAAACATGAGGTTGTCACAAGACAGAACTAGGTCCACATTGAATTTTGTCTTGGAACAAATTACAAATGAAAATGCAAGACAATGGACAAAATCTTTGATTACTGCAAATGGGCTTTCATCAAGTCAATTAATTGTAAATGAGGATGGAACTGAAAATAAACAAGCTTCAAGGCGAGTTGAGTTTAGGGTAAGAACGGATGCTGAAAAAAGAATAGATGAGCTTCTAAAAATAATTGATGAATGATCATGGATGGGATTTTTTCAAAACTCAAATCGTTAAGTAGTTCTGGGATTCCAAAGTTTGAAATTTCAGAATATACAATTAGAAAGCTTCAAGAGTCTAATAAAAATTTGGATAACATCCTTCAGAATTCAGGAAGGATGGGGCAACCTAAAGTGGATCACTACAAGCAGGTGTTAACTTATTTCCATGATATCGAATATAGAGATAGGTATTTCACAAATTCTTTATCAATTAAAAGACTTTGCTGGGCTCTAGATTACACAGACGAGGAATTCCCAGAATCTATACTTGAAAAAGGTCAATTGGTTTTAGCATTAGAATATATTGATAAATATTTTTCTAGTTCATGTATAACAGCTCTGATTTTTATTCTTTTCAATAATTGGCAAAGTTCAAAAGTGGATTTTCTCAGAGATTATTTGAGAAATAGAATCATTGCAGAAAAAAATGAGCGTCCAAAGCTCAAATATTACCGTGAAAACATTGATTATCTCTGCCAAAAGAATGGACCAGTTAGATGGTCACAAAATTCTTTCAAATCACTTCAAGGAAAAATTGATTTGTTTTTTGAATCCAATCCATATATATCATACGCAAAAGGAACTCAATATTTCAAGTTGTTCTTAATTGAAATGTTTGAAAATACAGTAAGAAATGCAACTTTAGATGATAGAGGAAACTGGAAAGGAATATTAGACTTTGCTAAAGAAAATTTTGAAAGAAATTTACCCAAATACTTTGTTTCATCCGAGATTGTCAGATTTAAAGATGAAATAAAAGGGTCCACTTTTCAAGATGTCATTAAAAACGAAGCCTTCGAGTTTATAGGCGATCCAGGTAAAGAATCTAATTGGGTTTTACCCTCATCGGAATTCACTACATACCAAATTCAAGTAGTTCAGGAAGCAAGACAAATTTTAAATGTCTGGATAAATGAGTCCTTAGTAGATTTGTTTTTTTCTGAAGTAGTCGAGGATTTACCCAGAAAGAGATTCTGGATGAATTACGTTTCAAATATGACTACAGTTGATATTTTCCTTTCAATTCAGAAGCTTGAGGAGATTTTTTTAGATAGTAGGGTCGAAAATGGAATGGAACAAAGATTTGGAGTCCTTTCCTCAGGAGGTAGTACTAGTAGTGTTATTATTTTTACCATTAAAAAATATCGATTCGTTTTAGCTGGAAGTTTGGCAGGTGGAGCATTATACGTTCATCCAAATACTAGCAACATATATCCAAGAATTGAAGAACTGAGAAATGAATGGCCAGTGTTGGGAAGACGACTTAGAAGATTGGATAGGGGGCTTTTAATTCATAGTTATCTTCGAAATTTGATTTCTGAAAATGGCAATTACCTCTATTTTGAAAATGAAGGAAGGATGGTCCATACAGGAAATTGGCAATACCGATTAAGAAAATGGATGAATAAAAAGGTTGAATAATGGAACAAGAATTTTTGTTTGAAAAGCCAACACTTAGCATTCTTCAAAAGACCATATTAGAAAGCTTAGAATCGGACGGGCTATCAACACAGAATGAGGATAGTTTTAATATTTCTATTGATCAGGCAATTGAAATTTCTGACACCAATAGAAGTGTATTAGGAATCCCATTATCTATTCCAGTTCAAATCCACATTGGTTCATCTGGCACCCTTAATATGGAGGAATTCGGATTTATTTTGTCTTTTAAAGAAACCAGAGCTTCATCACCTATTCATTTTTCAAAAGAAGGAGATTTTTTCCACATAAATGGGAAAAGGTATCTTGGTTCATCTGATCAAATCAAGGTTCTAAGAACCTTGACAAACCATCAAAAGGTTAATAATCATAAGTTTGAAGAGAATTTAATGGCGCTTGGATCAATTAAGCGTTATGGTGCCAAATTAATTGAAAGTGGGAGTTTGGTATTTGACAGTTACTTGAAAAATGAACAAGTAGAAGTTGCTGAGAAGCTGAGGCTTGATTTTCGAGAAAATCCAGATGGTTCTATTAACGTGGTACCATCAATTGATCATAATGCAGATGAGGGATTTCA is a genomic window containing:
- a CDS encoding OmpA family protein, which produces MAALLLVFVLILSAILLELEETKEKQNLVITEYKNLKNEIYEKLYEEFKDDLGKWGAELERSNLSFKFNEPDVLFSTNSSVLKTEFKEILSDFFPRYISVLRRDEFIESIEEIRIEGHTSSEWIYNASEDYAYVENMRLSQDRTRSTLNFVLEQITNENARQWTKSLITANGLSSSQLIVNEDGTENKQASRRVEFRVRTDAEKRIDELLKIIDE
- a CDS encoding alpha/beta hydrolase family protein is translated as MSAKSTIKNKALSIIGVLVLLMFSLSIMAFKSAKIPAPSGDYSVGSVELEFQDPNREGRKLKVILFYPAAEIHQETIPYHPYPDSLEKDLKSLYGIPKILIKKLSRSTIPTKNLAKPQKSDSGFPLLLFSHGFNGSRFQNSFLLPDLASHGYVVASIEHTGSAAGTVFEDLSIGGLTPFDSVTQNEPYSDREILKWSDDQIFVLNQLEKLTNESLVPFPLMINFKKIGVFGHSFGGATSANTLIRDKRFLAGINLDGFYFGKGHLEGFEQPFMEIRADNPPAETMSEKDLKEWKMTQEEYHDFLFVEWKLRLEGLARGGYESYVIEGANHMSFSDFTLMFPMGFITAPQRENHHEVTRQLVRNFFDVHLKGEEKKELDSKLKSLVLTQSE
- a CDS encoding DUF2975 domain-containing protein, which gives rise to MNRNSVLKMAEICANVLGVVLLILIGLELAFLVLALFTPELVSQWIQIKSDGTVLFSTEPENNQLQFNHWLIGLIFLLMIFQTFLFWKITKASLLIIRSIENFDTFNIQNATALRKLGNLVLILFALQLIKFLPQTGGGFDIKIGIEFGTLLMALIFYILSEVFREGNKLQEEQNLTI
- a CDS encoding MotA/TolQ/ExbB proton channel family protein, which encodes MVINSPTSFENSEMLINHWISYHSTFGFGSLNKTTEDANDYFDEHTLILNNANFRHYLTLPSVFVGIGILGTFVGLVVGISSFDLSSSSTIKDSISILLGGMSTAFYTSIAGMFTSIFFNLFEKYQFHSVYKKIKNLANGLNEEFRISKIELEKHQAQSQLALIQEAFGFQDEDGNFIKPNLVFSTIYRELQESTRALKSFSTDLANSIEATQAIIMEEFDQSFQKAFKETLLPVIQKLDAAVEALKNEKTSTNEHLISSTIEKLEKSMKEMIESFKEEISGNAKSELDNMLKTLSASSETLSNLPRLLNSFDESLKVTTAKFETIVEGTLERERINNVENDKRIKERNEDAQKIHSGALDVITKVTEFIEGFAEEAEKMSSSIKDYNYLIEKITETGDNLQSSSEKLSQSVQLNNEYNLRTAETNRQLTENFQKQLEEITRLNHDHLKNYELIQESITEVFKGIDEGLNNYRSHTVQTLNDYLGEFSNKLSKASIALSGSIDELNEGLDGLNEIFGKIRQ
- a CDS encoding AraC family transcriptional regulator, with translation MQEILAIGFFQGLILSSLLFLKSLQNKNFTWLMGFFVLLISAFIAGPLLNQWIGEPWGSFLVDPLFLLIGPSFYGYILLLSRPEKEKSLKFHTLAFFLYLPLLAFFALKVYKTQADPQSLQLIYSSGFAVGLGILKFAHLLIYVGLSFWELRNHQDRIQKIFSNLKGKDLLWVRYILISFLALSLISFGFYLFALQNPNWQKEITFFNLILLSAFLISLTFYSFHQKSIFDFRFKFKEIQFSWTAEKENPKYEKSGLKEYEVAKINQKIDQWIQNKGYLDPEVNLGVMADAIGVSPYRISEVLGKYRKTSFYDLINSHRIREIQQALSDPNYAHLTILGIAFEFGFNAKSTFNTAFKKFTGMSPSEFKRSNH
- a CDS encoding DUF6624 domain-containing protein, with the protein product MKNLLVLMVMMPLVCACFGQKIECNLEETASQLDEIYQKDQEVRKELMALLGKYQETGEGGIKLLLLSRKMERIDKGNQDYVLRLLEKCGWNNKLPKSSHETIFLVLQHADAPVIEKYISWVKEKVELEILKPDDYATMLDRKLMNENKLQLYGTQTLALENSNTTYVWPVQNPDSLNLRRKSVGLPDMDTYFKIAQDSFQVKMEWDPNLTLEQVNALKKGN
- a CDS encoding helix-turn-helix domain-containing protein — its product is MPIIINLDVMLAKRKMQSKELAEAIDITLANLSILKTGKAKAIKLSTLEKICEVLQCQPGDLLEFIPEK
- a CDS encoding EH signature domain-containing protein — translated: MDGIFSKLKSLSSSGIPKFEISEYTIRKLQESNKNLDNILQNSGRMGQPKVDHYKQVLTYFHDIEYRDRYFTNSLSIKRLCWALDYTDEEFPESILEKGQLVLALEYIDKYFSSSCITALIFILFNNWQSSKVDFLRDYLRNRIIAEKNERPKLKYYRENIDYLCQKNGPVRWSQNSFKSLQGKIDLFFESNPYISYAKGTQYFKLFLIEMFENTVRNATLDDRGNWKGILDFAKENFERNLPKYFVSSEIVRFKDEIKGSTFQDVIKNEAFEFIGDPGKESNWVLPSSEFTTYQIQVVQEARQILNVWINESLVDLFFSEVVEDLPRKRFWMNYVSNMTTVDIFLSIQKLEEIFLDSRVENGMEQRFGVLSSGGSTSSVIIFTIKKYRFVLAGSLAGGALYVHPNTSNIYPRIEELRNEWPVLGRRLRRLDRGLLIHSYLRNLISENGNYLYFENEGRMVHTGNWQYRLRKWMNKKVE